The following is a genomic window from Candidatus Liberimonas magnetica.
ATTCTTGTATGTATATCAACTTCCTCCGGATTTACGGTTAAAGGACCCGGTACTATAGCCACTTCATCAAAACCATATGCACGCCTTGCTTCACGGTCACGGCCTATAAAAAAAGACATTTTACTATTCCTCCAATCACACTCTGTATATTTAGAATACAAAACTTATACAAAATACAGTTATTTTTTCAATTTTTATTGTTTGAGCTTATTTAGGGTTTCGAGCTTAGTATTTAGCATTTAAACAGAAAAAAGTCAAATCTATTGTTTTAATATATATGAATATATATTAAATGACATATATTGTATAAAAATTATCAGCAAAATTCAAAGCTTGGCAACGGTTATTTTATCTTGAGCCTGATACTTGCCCTTCTTGTCAGCATACGATGTCTGACATATTTCATTCGCTTCAAGGAATATAACCTGGGCTATACCTTCGTTTACATAGAGTTTGACCGGAACATTTGAGGTATTTGAAATGCTCATAGTAACATACCCCTCCCATTCAGGTTCAAAAGGAGTGACATTTACTATCACCCCACACCTGGCATAGGTAGATTTGCCAAAACAAATGGTCAATATGTTACGAGGTATCCTGAAATACTCAAGCGAACGCCCAAGTATGTATGAGTTAGGCTCAATTACTATGAAATCATCAGCCTTTACTTCCTTAAAACAGGAAGGTTCAAGCCTTTTCGGGTCAAGCACTCCCTTATGCTGGTATATTTTAAACTCGTTAGCCACCCGCATGTCATACCCATAAGAAGATACCCCGTAAGAAATAACCCCCTTCCTAACCTGAGCCTCTTCAAACGGCTCAATCATCTTATGTTCCCTCGCCATCTTGACTATCCATTTATCAGGTTTTATCATTTAATTTCCTAATCTTCCTTAAATTTTCAACATCAATCAAATCTATTGATCTGCCTGTTTTTTCTTTTGATTTTACTAATTCATTATATCCGATGTAATTAACTTTTTGCCCATAGTAATCAAGGATTTTTCTATTCTGCCAGACTTTACTAAAACTTACCCCTTTAATCGACATTATCAAATCCACTCTTATCGGCTCTTGGCCTATCTGGACAATATTATCCTTTTTTTCAAAATCACTTTCATTTAACTGATTTGCCAATTCTTTAAATCCAAAATCAATTAAAGCTTTAATAACTTTTTTTCCGTTATCTCTATTAGGTTCAACCAAAATATCCATGTCTTTTGTATATCTGGGCCTTCCGTGAATTCCTACAGCGAAAGCACCTACAATACAATATCTTACTCTATTTTTATTTAACAACATTAAGAATTCTTTAAAATCCTTTTCGTATCTCATATTCTTTTTGAAATTTTAAATACCTTTTTCATAGACATTTTATTGGGGTTTAATCCATTAAGAATAAAATATTGCCTTCTACAGAAGAATATATCATCCAATTTTTCCTCAGGCGTCATCTGTGCATCAAGTTTTTCATGAAATCGCCTTGCTTTATCATAGGAATTTGTAATATTAAACCACTTTTTTGCAATCATTTATCTTCTCTCATCTTGACTATCCACTTATCCGGTTTTATCATTGTTTTACAGCATTTTATAATGCAACGTATCTTTTAATTTTTCAATCAAAGTCATTAATCATTCATATTTCTAAATGTTTCACATAGTCAA
Proteins encoded in this region:
- the dcd gene encoding dCTP deaminase — encoded protein: MIKPDKWIVKMAREHKMIEPFEEAQVRKGVISYGVSSYGYDMRVANEFKIYQHKGVLDPKRLEPSCFKEVKADDFIVIEPNSYILGRSLEYFRIPRNILTICFGKSTYARCGVIVNVTPFEPEWEGYVTMSISNTSNVPVKLYVNEGIAQVIFLEANEICQTSYADKKGKYQAQDKITVAKL
- a CDS encoding nucleotidyl transferase AbiEii/AbiGii toxin family protein; this translates as MRYEKDFKEFLMLLNKNRVRYCIVGAFAVGIHGRPRYTKDMDILVEPNRDNGKKVIKALIDFGFKELANQLNESDFEKKDNIVQIGQEPIRVDLIMSIKGVSFSKVWQNRKILDYYGQKVNYIGYNELVKSKEKTGRSIDLIDVENLRKIRKLNDKT